GCGAGGACCGCGAGCGCATGCAGGCGAAGTCCGCCGACGGGACGGAGATCGTCGACCTGGTGGTGGCGAGCTTCAGCATCACGCGCGAGCGGGAGGACACGCCGGGCGTCCGGTTCTCCGCGCCGTACCTGATGACCGAGCAGTCGGTGCTGACCCGCGACGGCGAGTTCCAGGAGGTCGCCACGCTGGCGGCGCTGCGCGGCAGGCGGGTGTGCACGCTGGCCACCGCGACCAGCGAGGGCCCGCTCTACGACGCCGGCGTCGTCGTCCAGGCCGAGCTGACCATCTCGAAGTGCGTGGACGCGCTGAAGGCCCGCACGGTCGACGCGATCAGCACGGACGCGACGATCCTGGCCGGCATCAAGGCGCGCAACCCGGGCCTGACGCACTGGGACATCGGTCTCAAGGACGTCGAGGCGTACGGGATCAACGTGGGGCAGAACGACGCGCTGCTCCAGCTGGTGAACCTCAGCCTCTGGCACTCCCGCGAGGACTCGGACGACTCCCGGTGGGAGGAGGCGTTCGAGCGGCACCTGAAGACCGTCGCCGTCCTCACGCCGGACGTGCCGATCGCCCAGCCGAATCAGCCGGAGGTGGAGAAGCCCGCCGTGCGTGAGTGGTTCTCCGGCGGTCCCGGGTGACCGCTCCGGCGGCCGGTGACGCCGAGCGGCCGATGGGCACCCGTGCGCAACAACAGTGGCTGCTGACGCTGCTGCCCGCGTTCCCGCTGGTCCTGCTGGTGCTGCGGTTGTGGTACCTGAGCCGGCAGGACCTCGCCACGATGCTGCTGCTCGTCCAGTACGTGAGCCCGCTGGGGCTGCTCACCTCGCTCACCATCGCGCTGGTCTGGGTGCTGCCCACCGTCGTCCTGCTGATCTCCGCGTTCGGCACGCTGCTGCTGGTCAGCGCGCGCAGCGAGGAGGACGCGTGCCGGTCGCTGCTCGCCGTGATCGCCAAGCGCATGCCGGGCTGGACCGTCGTGATCGCGGTGCTGCTGGCCGCGATCACCTGGGAGATGCGCTTCCTGCCCACGCTGCTCCTGCTGGTCCTGATGATCGCCGGGCTGAACACCTGGCGGTTCCGCGGTGACGACCGGATCGTGCTGCTGTGCATGGGAACCGCGCTGCCGATCGCGGTGGCGATCCTCGCGTACGTATGGCTCGGGCCCGCGATCGCGGCGGCGTGGCGGGCCGACGAACTGGTCAACGTGGTCCTGCTCGGGCTGCCGCCCGCGGTCGCGCCCGCGCTGACCGGCCCGGTCCCGGCGACCGTGGCGCGGCTCGGCACGCACTGGGTCGCGGTCGCGGTGTCGATCGTGGCGCCGTTCGCGGTCGGCGTGCTCTTCATGCGCGTGCCGGTCCTGCCGGACACCGCGATCGAGACCAGGGCCGGTGTGGTGTTCGCGCCCGATCGGGACGAGCCGGAGGGCGACATCGACGTGTGGCGCGGCCGGCTGATCACGGTCGACGACAGCATGGTCACGCTGATGGACGCGGACGGCCGGGTCCGCTTCATCCCGTCGTCGGAAGTGCTGTCCCGTACGCTGTGTCCCGAGGCGGAGCAGGTGCCATCCAGCGCGGTCTACGTGCAGGGGTGGTACGCGGAGGACACCGCGCTGGAGTGGATGGCACCGAAACAGCGACTGACCGAGCCCGACCCACGGTGTCTGGGGAGACCCGTGCGGGCGGAGTGATTCTCCCGCCGAACCCGGCGCGCGACGTGACCGGTTGGCGGACCATGATGGGATACCACCGCCTGGAGACAGGCCGACGACGATTTGGCAGGCTTCCGCCATGACCTTGCAGCTGCGATCCGCGGCCATGACCGACCGCGGCCTCATCCGGAGCGGTAACCAGGACTGTGCCTACGCCGGGCGCTACCTGGCGGCCGTCGCCGACGGCATGGGTGGCATGGCCGCCGGCGAGGTGGCCAGCCAGCTCACCATCGAGGCAGTGCAACCCTTCGACGCGCTCATCGCCGACGAGCAGCAGGTCGAGGCACTGCACGCGATGGTGGAGGCGGCGAACGCGCGCATCCACGAGCACGTCTCCGAGAACCCGACCCTCCAGGGCATGGGCACCACGCTCACCGCACTGCTCTTCTCCGGCACCCAGTTCGCGCTGGTGCACGTGGGC
This genomic window from Catenuloplanes niger contains:
- a CDS encoding transporter substrate-binding domain-containing protein; its protein translation is MRFRFVLLVGLCVLAVAIAMTLVFVGRTPSVEELREEAGLNRKDSLKIGVKDDQPGLAERRDGSFAGFDIDIAYMVAEDLGFGRGEVKFYSIESEDRERMQAKSADGTEIVDLVVASFSITREREDTPGVRFSAPYLMTEQSVLTRDGEFQEVATLAALRGRRVCTLATATSEGPLYDAGVVVQAELTISKCVDALKARTVDAISTDATILAGIKARNPGLTHWDIGLKDVEAYGINVGQNDALLQLVNLSLWHSREDSDDSRWEEAFERHLKTVAVLTPDVPIAQPNQPEVEKPAVREWFSGGPG